A window of Staphylococcus sp. 17KM0847 contains these coding sequences:
- a CDS encoding glycine--tRNA ligase: protein MEKNMDTIVQLAKHRGFVFPGSEIYGGLANTWDYGPLGVELKNNIKKAWWKKFITQSPYNVGLDAAILMNPKTWEASGHLGNFNDPMIDNKDSKIRYRADKIIEDYMHHVKGDENFIADGLSFDEMKRIIDEEGITCPVSGTANWTDIRQFNLMFKTFQGVTEDSTNEIFMRPETAQGIFVNYKNVQRSMRKKLPFGIGQVGKSFRNEITPGNFIFRTREFEQMELEFFCKPGTEIEWQSYWKDYAAKWLKDLGLKDENLRLRDHDEDELSHYSNATTDIEFRFPFGWGELWGIASRTDYDLKKHSEHSGEDFKYHDPETNEKYIPYCIEPSLGADRVTLAFLCDAYAEEGVEGSKDARTVLHFHPAIAPYKAAILPLSKKLSADAIKVYEQLSENFVVDFDESQSIGKRYRRQDEIGTPYCITFDFDSLEDQQVTVRDRDTMEQVRMPIHELNAFLAEKVKF from the coding sequence ATGGAAAAAAATATGGATACAATTGTACAATTAGCAAAACACAGAGGTTTCGTTTTTCCGGGGAGTGAAATTTATGGTGGACTTGCCAACACATGGGATTATGGCCCATTAGGTGTAGAATTAAAAAATAATATTAAAAAAGCATGGTGGAAAAAGTTTATAACTCAATCACCTTATAACGTAGGACTTGATGCTGCTATTTTAATGAACCCTAAAACTTGGGAGGCTTCAGGACATTTAGGCAACTTCAATGATCCTATGATTGATAACAAAGATAGTAAGATTCGTTATCGTGCTGATAAAATTATCGAAGACTACATGCATCACGTTAAAGGTGATGAAAACTTTATTGCTGATGGTTTAAGTTTCGATGAGATGAAACGTATTATCGATGAAGAAGGTATTACTTGCCCAGTTAGTGGAACAGCGAACTGGACAGATATCCGTCAGTTTAACTTGATGTTCAAGACATTCCAAGGTGTTACTGAAGATTCAACAAATGAAATCTTTATGCGTCCAGAAACAGCACAAGGTATTTTCGTCAACTATAAGAATGTTCAACGCTCAATGAGAAAGAAATTACCATTTGGTATTGGACAAGTCGGAAAGTCATTCCGAAATGAGATTACACCAGGTAACTTTATTTTCCGTACAAGAGAGTTTGAACAAATGGAGTTAGAATTCTTCTGTAAGCCGGGAACTGAAATCGAATGGCAGTCTTATTGGAAAGATTATGCAGCAAAATGGTTGAAAGACTTAGGTTTAAAAGATGAAAATCTTCGTTTGCGTGACCATGATGAAGATGAATTATCCCACTATTCAAATGCAACGACAGATATTGAGTTTCGCTTTCCATTCGGCTGGGGTGAGTTATGGGGTATCGCAAGCCGCACAGACTATGACTTGAAAAAGCATAGTGAACATTCAGGTGAAGACTTTAAATATCATGATCCAGAAACGAATGAAAAATATATCCCATATTGTATCGAACCCTCACTTGGCGCAGACCGTGTGACACTTGCATTTTTATGTGATGCATATGCTGAAGAAGGTGTCGAAGGTAGTAAAGATGCACGTACAGTTTTACACTTCCACCCTGCTATTGCACCTTATAAAGCAGCCATCTTACCATTAAGTAAAAAATTATCAGCAGATGCGATTAAAGTGTATGAACAACTCAGTGAAAACTTTGTTGTTGATTTTGATGAGTCACAATCTATTGGTAAACGTTATCGTCGTCAAGATGAAATTGGAACACCATACTGTATTACATTTGATTTTGATTCACTTGAAGACCAACAAGTCACAGTACGTGATCGTGATACAATGGAACAAGTGCGCATGCCAATTCATGAATTAAATGCATTTTTGGCAGAAAAAGTTAAATTTTAA
- the recO gene encoding DNA repair protein RecO: MLTKQKGIVIKTVDYGESDKIITILNEHGAKVPLMVRRAKKTKSGLQATTQLFVYGLFIYNQWRGMGTLTSVDVIERYYDLRMDILTNSYASLCLETIDGAFEHDRVEPKLYDLLMFALSRIQEGTSSQLIANIVMLKCMTYYGFDINLTRCAATHTEQPAEFIGYSFKLDGVLSEKAMHLDTHLLPLSNKTIYLMSILKTLPLNKLNAISIHDAIVAEMSQFILMAYKEYAGMYFKSQRMINQLLRFDTAFNSSKNK, encoded by the coding sequence ATGCTCACTAAACAAAAAGGAATCGTTATTAAAACAGTAGATTATGGAGAGTCTGATAAAATTATAACCATTTTAAATGAGCATGGTGCCAAAGTACCACTTATGGTTCGTCGAGCTAAAAAAACAAAATCAGGTCTGCAAGCGACGACACAGTTGTTTGTGTATGGATTATTTATTTATAACCAATGGCGTGGTATGGGAACTTTGACATCTGTTGATGTTATTGAGCGTTATTATGATTTAAGAATGGATATTTTAACGAATAGTTATGCGAGTCTTTGTTTAGAAACGATTGATGGTGCATTCGAACATGATCGTGTAGAACCTAAATTGTATGATTTATTAATGTTTGCATTGTCAAGAATTCAAGAAGGGACATCGTCACAACTTATTGCCAATATCGTGATGTTAAAATGTATGACATATTATGGTTTTGATATTAATTTAACGAGATGTGCAGCGACACATACTGAACAACCTGCTGAATTTATAGGGTATAGTTTTAAATTGGACGGTGTACTCTCTGAAAAAGCGATGCATCTCGATACACATTTATTACCCTTATCTAATAAAACGATTTACTTAATGTCTATACTTAAAACATTGCCATTAAATAAGCTCAATGCAATATCTATTCATGATGCTATTGTAGCAGAAATGTCACAATTTATATTAATGGCTTATAAGGAATATGCAGGAATGTACTTTAAAAGTCAACGTATGATTAATCAACTTCTGAGATTTGATACTGCCTTCAATAGCAGTAAAAATAAATAA
- the era gene encoding GTPase Era, protein MNEYKSGFVTIIGRPNVGKSTFVNRVIGHKIAIMSDKAQTTRNKIQGVMTQQDAQIVFLDTPGIHKPKHKLGDYMMKVAKNTLSEIDAVMFMVNANEDIGRGDQYIMDMLKTIKTPVFLVLNKIDLVHPDELMPKIEQYQSYMSFAEVVPLSALEGHNVDHFLNVLKSYLPEGPQYYPDGQISDHPEQFVVSELIREKILQTTSEEIPHSIGVNVERMIREDEARVRVEAVIYVERDSQKGIVIGKGGKKLKEIGKRARRDIEHLLGSKVYLDLWVKVQKDWRNKSHFIKQMGYVEDE, encoded by the coding sequence ATGAATGAATATAAATCAGGATTTGTTACGATTATTGGACGACCTAACGTAGGAAAGTCTACTTTTGTAAATCGTGTGATCGGTCATAAAATAGCGATAATGTCTGATAAGGCACAAACAACACGCAATAAAATTCAAGGCGTGATGACACAACAAGATGCACAGATTGTTTTTTTAGATACACCGGGGATTCATAAGCCTAAACATAAGTTAGGTGACTACATGATGAAAGTTGCCAAAAATACATTATCTGAGATTGATGCAGTGATGTTTATGGTTAATGCAAATGAAGATATCGGTCGCGGAGATCAGTATATTATGGATATGTTAAAAACCATAAAAACACCTGTCTTTCTTGTATTAAATAAGATTGACCTTGTACATCCAGATGAGTTAATGCCAAAAATTGAGCAGTATCAGTCATATATGTCATTTGCTGAAGTGGTACCACTTTCTGCATTAGAGGGTCATAATGTTGATCACTTTTTAAATGTTTTAAAGTCATATTTACCTGAAGGACCTCAATATTATCCAGACGGACAAATCTCAGATCATCCAGAGCAATTTGTTGTGAGTGAGTTGATACGTGAAAAAATATTACAAACAACGTCAGAAGAAATACCACATTCCATCGGTGTTAATGTAGAACGCATGATTCGAGAAGATGAAGCGCGTGTACGTGTAGAAGCTGTTATTTATGTTGAACGTGATTCTCAAAAAGGTATTGTTATTGGGAAAGGCGGCAAAAAGCTCAAAGAAATAGGGAAGCGTGCGCGTCGTGATATTGAGCATCTATTAGGTTCTAAAGTGTATTTAGATTTATGGGTGAAAGTACAAAAAGATTGGCGCAATAAATCTCATTTTATTAAACAAATGGGATATGTAGAAGATGAGTAG
- a CDS encoding pyruvate, water dikinase regulatory protein, with protein MTKIKIIIASDSVGETAELVAKACISQFQSCEMTSDILRYPYIETKENIEEVIAVAKESDSMIIYTLVKPEIREYMKALVEMHNIQSVDIMGPIMTTMEQVYQQAPLNEPGVVHKLDADYFKKIEAMEFAVKYDDGKDPKGLPKADIVLIGVSRTSKTPISQYLAHKRYKVMNVPIVPEVAPPEMLFKIDPKKCVALKISPEKLNAIRKERLKQLGLSDSARYANDKRIQEELDYFNQVVHKIGCPVLDVSEKAIEETANNIIQIIEHKDSFFN; from the coding sequence ATGACAAAGATAAAAATAATTATCGCATCAGATTCGGTCGGAGAAACCGCTGAACTTGTTGCCAAAGCTTGTATATCACAGTTTCAGTCATGTGAAATGACATCAGATATTTTACGCTATCCTTACATTGAAACAAAAGAAAATATCGAAGAAGTGATTGCAGTAGCTAAAGAAAGTGATAGTATGATTATCTATACTTTGGTTAAACCTGAAATTCGTGAATATATGAAAGCACTTGTTGAAATGCATAACATACAATCTGTTGATATTATGGGACCTATTATGACAACAATGGAGCAAGTATATCAGCAAGCCCCATTAAATGAACCGGGTGTTGTGCATAAATTAGACGCTGATTACTTTAAAAAAATTGAAGCAATGGAGTTTGCAGTTAAATATGATGATGGGAAAGATCCTAAAGGTTTACCTAAAGCAGACATTGTATTAATAGGTGTATCGCGCACATCAAAAACGCCAATTTCTCAATATTTGGCACATAAAAGATATAAAGTGATGAATGTTCCCATTGTACCTGAAGTAGCGCCACCAGAAATGCTTTTTAAAATTGACCCTAAAAAATGTGTCGCATTAAAAATCAGTCCAGAAAAGTTAAATGCCATACGTAAAGAGCGATTAAAGCAATTAGGTTTATCAGATTCAGCACGTTATGCGAATGATAAACGTATTCAAGAAGAGCTAGACTATTTTAACCAAGTTGTCCATAAAATTGGTTGTCCTGTACTAGATGTTTCAGAAAAAGCAATTGAAGAAACAGCGAACAATATTATTCAAATTATTGAGCATAAAGATTCCTTTTTTAATTAA
- a CDS encoding helix-turn-helix transcriptional regulator, which yields MELNQRQEKIIEIVKSSGPITGEKIAEQLSLTRATLRPDLAILTMAGYLEARPRVGYFYSGKSSSQVLTEQLKNHIVKDYQSHPVVLKSDVTVYEAICSIFIEDVGTLFIVNAENDLVGVVSRKDLLRASMAGQDIHNMPVNIIMTRMPNIVLLNEADSILYAAKQMISKEIDSIPIVKTKESGHYEVTGRVSKTTITKLFVSLFDQ from the coding sequence ATAGAACTCAATCAGCGACAAGAAAAAATTATAGAAATTGTCAAATCCTCAGGACCCATTACTGGAGAAAAAATAGCTGAACAATTAAGCCTAACCCGTGCTACTTTAAGACCAGATCTTGCTATTTTAACGATGGCAGGTTACTTAGAGGCCAGACCACGTGTGGGATATTTTTATTCAGGTAAGTCCAGTTCTCAAGTTTTAACTGAACAATTAAAAAACCATATCGTAAAAGATTATCAATCACATCCAGTTGTGTTAAAAAGTGATGTGACTGTTTACGAAGCGATTTGCTCTATCTTTATTGAAGATGTTGGAACACTGTTTATCGTTAATGCTGAAAATGACTTGGTAGGCGTAGTGTCACGTAAAGATTTATTACGTGCATCAATGGCAGGTCAAGATATTCACAATATGCCTGTCAATATTATTATGACGCGCATGCCGAATATCGTTTTATTGAATGAAGCGGATTCTATTCTTTATGCTGCAAAACAGATGATTAGCAAAGAAATAGATTCCATCCCAATTGTTAAAACAAAAGAAAGTGGTCATTATGAAGTGACAGGACGTGTATCTAAAACAACAATTACTAAATTATTTGTATCGCTATTCGACCAATAG